The following proteins are co-located in the bacterium genome:
- a CDS encoding Rrf2 family transcriptional regulator, translated as MLTLAANYDEGLMAAEQIARAQKLSLKYLESLLSSLKAAGLIVSKLGTRGGYTLSRSPTEISLFDILIPLEETLDIVRCTEDGDDCDRNGICSTQQVWKEIRDAVEDMLRKTTLADLLEKQKILDQIGGSVGTTGSESSR; from the coding sequence ATGCTCACTCTGGCGGCGAACTACGACGAGGGATTGATGGCAGCGGAGCAGATTGCCCGCGCCCAGAAGTTATCGTTGAAATATCTCGAGAGTCTCCTCAGCTCCCTCAAGGCGGCCGGATTGATCGTCTCCAAACTGGGCACGCGCGGTGGCTACACTCTGTCCAGATCACCGACCGAGATCAGCCTGTTCGATATCCTCATCCCGCTGGAAGAAACACTCGACATCGTGCGCTGCACCGAGGATGGGGACGACTGCGACCGCAACGGCATCTGCAGCACACAGCAAGTCTGGAAGGAGATCAGGGACGCGGTGGAGGACATGCTGCGCAAGACCACGCTGGCCGACTTGCTGGAAAAACAGAAGATCCTGGATCAGATAGGCGGATCAGTGGGGACTACCGGGTCCGAATCATCCCGGTGA
- a CDS encoding respiratory nitrate reductase subunit gamma, whose protein sequence is MFVNLLRIVRDRPRPVPQKNEVLMEALQYSIGKVMPFFTLAVLIIGSVYRVWRWQKAAVGNIAMFPSATSGSQLFKKVMGEVFWFSSFRNENRSLWITTWPFHASIVLIILGHSRLITDWPLRVLLGLSEETVHSISAWGGGVCGLLALACCLFLLFRRFAISRVREISSGEDYGILLLLLFILVTGNIMRFYTHYDITQVQLYFRTLFGAGETMVPPDRLFLMHYLAVQMLLIYLPFGKFLHIPGIFFSRTLLAKDY, encoded by the coding sequence ATGTTCGTCAACCTCCTCCGTATTGTCCGGGACCGGCCGCGTCCGGTCCCGCAGAAGAATGAGGTATTAATGGAAGCGCTCCAGTACTCGATCGGAAAGGTGATGCCGTTCTTCACCCTGGCCGTTCTGATCATAGGTTCCGTATACAGGGTTTGGCGATGGCAAAAGGCCGCCGTCGGTAACATCGCCATGTTCCCCTCGGCCACCAGCGGCTCGCAGTTATTCAAGAAGGTGATGGGGGAGGTTTTCTGGTTCAGCAGCTTCCGGAACGAGAACAGGTCGCTCTGGATAACGACCTGGCCCTTCCATGCCTCGATCGTTCTCATCATCTTGGGTCATTCCCGCCTGATCACCGACTGGCCCCTGCGGGTGCTGCTGGGATTGTCGGAAGAAACGGTACATTCCATCAGTGCCTGGGGCGGCGGTGTTTGCGGCCTGTTGGCTCTGGCCTGTTGCCTGTTCCTGCTGTTCCGGCGCTTCGCCATTTCGCGAGTCCGTGAGATATCCTCCGGCGAGGATTACGGAATATTACTGCTGTTGCTCTTCATCCTGGTGACCGGCAACATCATGCGTTTCTACACGCACTACGACATCACCCAGGTGCAGTTGTACTTCCGCACGCTGTTCGGTGCCGGCGAAACCATGGTGCCCCCGGACCGCCTGTTCCTGATGCACTACCTGGCTGTGCAGATGCTGTTGATCTACCTGCCCTTCGGTAAGTTCCTGCACATTCCGGGTATCTTCTTCAGCAGAACCCTGCTCGCAAAGGACTACTAA